The following are from one region of the Dreissena polymorpha isolate Duluth1 chromosome 2, UMN_Dpol_1.0, whole genome shotgun sequence genome:
- the LOC127865615 gene encoding uncharacterized protein LOC127865615 — protein sequence MTDTVAFACGKVCKNFRGLKIHQARSNCQQPDRLRQRKGLPDKTREKTGPVANHSTRSLSAPVLLLTGSGCSPEELQSLESLAETEKAVGNSSEDELLMTQTDKTEESPIFSQFIGEESPIFPPKARESPAVTPNEQSTDQWSTKDRRKVPNITKRQKISWPRTNDKKWDMFDNDLDIILQTTLQGRVERKINILTTLVYSLGLERFGSDEKESQPKPAPNPNRREREKKKVREELNSLRKRYKKANEVETKGLVKLREELRSKLKILTTAERLRRKRRERTRKRAAFIANPYKFTKTLLGEERGGSLQSDQEEVAQYLREVHSDPEGAKLLGDCDKITPADHPQFPLDLKEPTLQEVRDVVKKARAFSAPGSSGIPYKVYKKCPKLLRRLWLLLRAVWKKGSVPECWQAAEGCFAPKEKDSKNVKQFRTISLLSVEGKIFFSILARRLTIYMTTNTYIDTSVQKGGIPGFSGCVEHTSALTQLLHEAKINKKNLTIVWLNLANAYGSIPHQLIQEALQHYHVPEHARSLIRSYYSNIHLRFSCKNFTTSWISLGKRV from the coding sequence ATGACCGATACAGTGGCCTTTGCATGTGGGAAAGTCTGCAAAAACTTTCGAGGGCTAAAGATTCACCAGGCGAGGAGCAACTGTCAGCAACCTGATAGATTGAGGCAACGCAAAGGGTTACCTGATAAGACGAGGGAGAAGACTGGTCCGGTGGCCAACCATAGTACCAGAAGTCTCTCAGCACCAGTTTTGTTACTAACTGGAAGTGGTTGCTCGCCTGAAGAATTGCAGTCCTTAGAATCCTTAGCAGAGACAGAAAAAGCAGTTGGGAACAGTTCAGAGGATGAACTACTGATGActcagacagacaagacagaagAGTCTCCAATCTTCAGCCAATTCATAGGAGAAGAATCCCCAATATTTCCCCCCAAGGCTAGAGAAAGCCCGGCTGTCACTCCCAATGAACAGAGCACAGACCAATGGTCAACAAAAGACAGAAGGAAAGTCCCCAACATCACCAAACGCCAGAAGATCTCTTGGCCAAGAACCAATGACAAGAAGTGGGATATGTTCGACAACGATCTTGACATTATCCTTCAGACCACTCTCCAAGGTAGGGTAGAAAGGAAAATCAACATCTTGACCACCCTAGTCTACTCACTGGGTCTTGAACGATTCGGCTCTGATGAAAAGGAGAGTCAGCCGAAACCAGCTCCTAACCCAAACAGGAGGGAACGTGAAAAGAAGAAGGTCAGGGAAGAGCTTAATTCCTTGAGAAAGAGATACAAGAAGGCCAATGAAGTAGAAACGAAGGGACTGGTGAAGCTTAGAGAAGAGCTTAGATCTAAATTGAAAATCTTGACAACAGCAGAACGACTTCGGAGGAAACGTAGAGAACGAACAAGGAAAAGGGCAGCTTTCATCGCAAACCCGTACAAGTTCACCAAGACTCTGCTTGGCGAAGAGAGAGGAGGTAGCCTTCAAAGTGACCAGGAGGAAGTAGCCCAGTACCTAAGAGAAGTCCACTCCGACCCAGAAGGGGCCAAGCTTTTAGGTGACTGTGACAAGATAACACCTGCCGATCACCCACAGTTCCCATTAGACCTGAAAGAGCCAACACTCCAAGAAGTCAGAGACGTtgtcaagaaagcaagagccttCTCTGCTCCTGGCTCAAGTGGTATTCCATACAAGGTCTACAAGAAATGCCCAAAGCTGCTGAGAAGACTTTGGCTCCTCCTTAGAGCTGTATGGAAGAAAGGCTCGGTTCCTGAATGCTGGCAGGCAGCAGAGGGCTGTTTTGCCCCTAAAGAGAAAGACTCAAAGAATGTCAAGCAATTTCGAACCATCTCACTTCTCAGTGTCGAAGGGAAGATATTTTTCTCTATCTTGGCAAGACGGCTTACCATATACATGACCACCAACACCTACATTGATACATCAGTACAGAAGGGTGGCATCCCTGGATTCTCAGGGTGTGTTGAACACACAAGTGCCCTCACTCAACTGCTTCACGAGGCTAAAATTAACAAGAAGAACCTGACGATTGTGTGGCTAAACCTCGCCAACGCCTATGGCTCCATCCCCCACCAGCTAATCCAAGAAGCACTACAGCATTACCATGTACCGGAGCATGCAAGAAGCCTCATACGGAGCTACTACAGCAATATCCACCTCAGGTTCTCATGCAAGAACTTCACAACATCTTGGATATCGCTTGGAAAAAGGGTATAG
- the LOC127865616 gene encoding uncharacterized protein LOC127865616 — MVNEILVSLVEQLEQAVSKHIRRWLGLPPSFSSIGLYGRCTKLQMPLTSLVEEYKVAKARLFLTLRDSADQKISKAGIEIRTGRKWSASKAVEQAESSLHHQVIVGATNKGREGLGHGKQPRWEKADIQERRSMVQQEIRRSEDTHRSARYVQMGQQGCWSRWNLPERKLTWSELWQYEPLQLSFLLRSVYDLLPTPTNLERWKLSDDPSCPLCSQRGTLAHVLSSCPVALSQGRYRWRHDRVLRVLSDILEQERRKERQINTKRPGYINFVREGQKAKGSQNTSLLQKTRHWERKVDLQQKLVFPDVVQTNLRPDIVIWSTAPKKMILLELTVPWEERTDEANERKRSEYQELADMCRERGYTTWIFPVEVGCRGFPAQSVWKALGALGIKGSARKSSVRALSKAAERASSWLWLRRNETTWKPSQTSSD, encoded by the coding sequence ATGGTCAACGAGATACTAGTGAGTCTAGTTGAGCAACTCGAACAGGCAGTAAGCAAGCACATAAGAAGATGGCTAGGGCTGCCACCATCGTTCAGCTCCATAGGACTATATGGGAGGTGTACAAAGCTGCAGATGCCACTGACATCCCTAGTAGAGGAATACAAGGTAGCAAAAGCAAGGCTGTTCCTAACACTACGGGACTCCGCAGACCAGAAGATCAGTAAAGCTGGAATAGAAATCCGAACAGGGAGGAAGTGGTCGGCAAGCAAGGCAGTTGAACAAGCCGAGAGTAGTCTGCACCACCAGGTCATTGTTGGAGCTACCAACAAAGGTCGGGAAGGCCTAGGGCATGGGAAACAGCCCCGATGGGAAAAGGCAGACATCCAGGAAAGACGCTCCATGGTACAACAGGAAATCAGAAGGTCAGAAGATACCCATCGGTCTGCAAGATATGTGCAGATGGGCCAACAAGGTTGTTGGAGTCGATGGAATCTGCCAGAGAGAAAGCTGACATGGAGTGAACTCTGGCAGTATGAACCCCTCCAGCTGTCCTTTTTACTGAGATCAGTATATGATCTCTTGCCAACACCAACAAACCTTGAAAGATGGAAGCTTAGCGACGACCCAAGCTGTCCACTATGCAGCCAGAGAGGGACACTAGCACATGTACTCTCATCCTGTCCTGTTGCTCTCTCTCAAGGTCGTTACAGATGGAGGCATGACCGAGTCCTGCGAGTGCTTTCCGACATCCTGGAGCAAGAAAGAAGGAAGGAGCGGCAAATCAACACCAAACGGCCAGGTTACATCAACTTTGTCAGGGAAGGACAGAAGGCAAAGGGTAGCCAGAACACAAGCCTGCTACAAAAGACCAGACACTGGGAGAGGAAGGTTGATCTCCAACAGAAACTTGTATTCCCAGATGTTGTTCAAACAAACCTACGCCCTGATATAGTCATCTGGTCAACAGCTCCAAAGAAGATGATACTCCTGGAACTGACTGTCCCTTGGGAAGAAAGAACTGATGAGGCAAATGAAAGGAAGCGGTCAGAGTACCAAGAACTGGCAGACATGTGCAGGGAGAGAGGGTACACCACCTGGATCTTCCCTGTAGAAGTAGGATGTAGGGGCTTCCCTGCACAATCTGTGTGGAAAGCGCTAGGAGCTTTGGGCATCAAAGGCAGCGCTAGGAAAAGCTCTGTACGGGCCCTTAGCAAGGCGGCAGAGAGAGCGTCCAGTTGGCTCTGGCTACGACGCAATGAAACGACATGGAAGCCATCACAGACAAGCAGTGATTGA